One genomic window of Oncorhynchus clarkii lewisi isolate Uvic-CL-2024 chromosome 5, UVic_Ocla_1.0, whole genome shotgun sequence includes the following:
- the LOC139409093 gene encoding protein FAM43A-like, whose amino-acid sequence MLPWKKNKFDLIDEDKQSKQKGYAVSLNYSALTSFAKSCPESALNRVGSMFKSKRKKVKITSEDPTYTVLYLGNATTIQSKGEGCTDVAVSKIWGKSEMGKNGTKMKLTISSQGIRMVHVDDKARRPGHLYLLHRITYCVADPRLHKIFAWIYRHEMKHKAVMLRCHAVLVSKPEKAKAMALLLYQTSATALAEFKRLKRRDDARHQQQQLIGEQTIPLVPLRKLLNGQCYYKPPVERSRSAPKLGSITEDLIGEEEEEKAMLFECEDILDTNDDCVGNGKQELSQIISDLGEMCIGNDVQTLKADFRVTRLLSGESTGSESSIESNQEPISVSNGFEGGRCRK is encoded by the coding sequence ATGCTGCCTTGGAAGAAGAACAAGTTCGACCTGATAGATGAAGATAAACAGTCGAAGCAGAAGGGTTATGCCGTGAGTTTGAACTACTCTGCGCTGACCTCCTTTGCAAAGTCTTGTCCGGAGAGTGCTTTGAACAGGGTTGGAAGCATGTTCAAGTCAAAAAGGAAAAAGGTGAAAATTACCAGCGAAGACCCCACATACACGGTCCTCTACCTGGGCAATGCCACCACCATCCAGTCGAAAGGAGAAGGCTGTACGGACGTGGCTGTGAGCAAGATTTGGGGCAAGAGCGAAATGGGCAAAAATGGCACGAAGATGAAACTGACCATCAGCTCGCAGGGAATCCGGATGGTGCATGTGGACGACAAGGCGAGGAGACCGGGACATTTGTATTTATTGCACCGGATAACCTATTGCGTTGCCGACCCAAGATTACACAAAATTTTCGCTTGGATATACAGACATGAGATGAAGCACAAGGCAGTGATGCTGCGGTGCCATGCGGTGCTGGTGTCCAAGCCGGAGAAGGCAAAGGCCATGGCACTGCTTTTGTACCAGACCTCGGCAACAGCGCTTGCTGAATTTAAAAGACTCAAAAGGAGGGACGATGCAAGGCACCAGCAACAGCAGCTGATAGGGGAACAAACCATACCCCTTGTGCCTCTCAGGAAGCTTCTAAACGGACAGTGTTATTACAAACCCCCGGTGGAGCGCAGCAGGAGCGCACCCAAATTGGGCTCTATCACAGAGGACTTGatcggagaggaggaggaggagaaagcgATGCTCTTTGAGTGTGAGGACATTCTAGACACGAATGACGATTGTGTGGGCAATGGTAAACAGGAGCTGTCCCAGATTATCAGTGACCTTGGAGAGATGTGCATTGGAAACGACGTACAAACACTAAAAGCGGACTTTAGGGTTACCCGACTCCTCTCCGGGGAGAGCACGGGCAGCGAATCGTCAATAGAAAGCAACCAGGAGCCAATTTCGGTCTCTAACGGATTCGAGGGGGGAAGATGCAGGAAATAA